One region of Mangifera indica cultivar Alphonso chromosome 3, CATAS_Mindica_2.1, whole genome shotgun sequence genomic DNA includes:
- the LOC123211716 gene encoding 60S ribosomal protein L7-1-like has protein sequence MAEDEAKPLAYISETVLKKRKSTESLALTRKAQLELGKYGQNNKKKKKVEDIKRPEEFIKQFRAQELDLIRMKQRGKRANSALLKPKSKLLFIIRIQGQNDMHPKTRKILYKLRLSKIFSGVFAMASEGIFEMLQKVEPYVTYGYPNLTNVKELIYKKGYAKIEKQSIPLTDNNIIEQTLGKYGLVCIEDLVHEIANVGPHFKEVIHFLGPFLLSKPEGGLLGKKQRFKDGGESGNREDQINDLIRKMN, from the exons ATGGCAGAAGATGAGGCAAAGCCTTTGGCATATATATCAGAGACTGTgttgaagaaaaggaaaagtacTGAATCTTTGGCACTTACGAGAAAAGCTCAGCTAGAGCTGGGAAAATATGGACagaataataagaagaagaagaaggttgaGGATATTAAAAGACCCGAGGAATTTATCAAACAGTTTAGAGCGCAG GAACTGGACCTTATTAGAATGAAACAGAGAGGGAAAAGGGCAAATTCAGCGCTGCTGAAGCCAAAATCAAAATTGCTTTTTATCATACGTATTCAAGG GCAAAATGACATGCACCCAAAAACTAGGAAGATCTTATACAAACTAAGATTGAGTAAAATCTTCAGTGGTGTCTTTGCCATGGCTAGTGAAGGGATCTTTGAAATGCTGCAAAAGGTGGAGCCGTATGTCACGTATGG ATACCCTAATCTTACAAATGTGAAGGAGCTAATATACAAAAAGGGCTATGCAAAGATAGAGAAGCAAAGTATTCCTCTGACAGATAATAACATTATTGAACAG ACACTGGGTAAATATGGCCTGGTGTGCATCGAAGATTTAGTACATGAAATCGCCAATGTTGGTCCACATTTTAAGGAGGTGATCCATTTTTTGGGGCCTTTTCTACTAAGCAAACCAGAAGGAGGATTGTTAGGGAAGAAACAACGGTTCAAGGATGGTGGAGAGTCTGGAAATCGTGAGGATCAAATCAATGATTTAATTCGTAAGATGAATTAG
- the LOC123211712 gene encoding protein RAE1 isoform X1, whose product MATFGAAAAAINQNPNKSFEVAQPPSDSVSSLSFSPKANFLVATSWDNQVRCWEISRNGANVASVPKASISHDQPVLCSTWKDDGTTVFSGGCDKQVKMWPLLSGGQPVTVAMHDAPIKEVAWVPEMNLLVTGSWDKTLKYWDTRQSNPVHTQQLPDRCYALTVRHPLMVVGTADRNLIVFNLQNPQTEFKRIPSPLKYQTRCVAAFPDQQGFLVGSIEGRVGVHHLDDSQQSKNFTFKCHRDGNDIYSVNSLNFHPIHHTFATAGSDGAFNFWDKDSKQRLKAMSRCGQPIPCSTFNNDGSIFAYSVCYDWSKGAENHNPATAKTYIYLHLPQENEVKGKPRVGTSGRK is encoded by the exons ATGGCTACTTTCGGTGCTGCCGCTGCTGCAataaatcaaaaccctaacaaATCCTTCgag GTTGCCCAACCTCCAAGTGATTCTGTTTCAAGCCTTAGTTTCAGTCCCAAGGCCAATTTCTTGGTTGCAACTTCATGGGATAATCAG GTACGTTGTTGGGAAATTTCACGCAATGGAGCTAATGTGGCTAGTGTTCCCAAGGCATCAATTTCACATGACCAACCG GTATTGTGCTCAACATGGAAGGATGATGGGACTACTGTATTTTCTGGAGGATGTGACAAGCAGGTGAAGATGTGGCCTCTGCTGTCGGGTGGTCAGCCGGTAACTGTTGCTATGCATGATGCACCAATTAAAGAGGTTGCCTGGGTTCCAGAGATGAATCTACTTGTCACTGGAAGCTGGGACAAAACTTTGAA GTACTGGGATACAAGGCAGTCAAACCCTGTGCATACTCAACAACTACCTGATCGCTGTTATGCATTAACAGTGAGGCATCCTCTGATGGTTGTTGGCACCGCAGATAGAAATCTAATTGTCTTTAACTTGCAGAATCCACAG ACTGAATTTAAAAGAATTCCTTCACCCCTGAAGTATCAGACAAGATGTGTAGCTGCCTTTCCTGATCAGCAAGGTTTTTTG GTTGGTTCAATAGAGGGAAGAGTTGGTGTACATCATCTGGATGATTCACAGCAAAGTAAGAATTTCACATTCAAATGCCACAGAGATGGCAATGATATATACTCGGTCAATTCTTTGAACTTCCATCCT ATACATCACACTTTTGCAACAGCTGGGTCTGATGGTGCTTTCAATTTCTGGGACAAGGATAGTAAGCAGAGGCTCAAG GCCATGTCAAGGTGTGGGCAGCCTATACCCTGCAGTACATTCAACAATGATGGCTCAATATTTGCCTACTCG GTGTGTTATGATTGGAGTAAGGGTGCAGAAAATCACAACCCGGCAACAGCGAAGACATATATCTATCTGCACTTGCCACAG GAGAATGAGGTTAAAGGCAAGCCTCGAGTCGGAACAAGTGGCAGAAAGTGA
- the LOC123211712 gene encoding protein RAE1 isoform X2: MATFGAAAAAINQNPNKSFEVAQPPSDSVSSLSFSPKANFLVATSWDNQVRCWEISRNGANVASVPKASISHDQPVLCSTWKDDGTTVFSGGCDKQVKMWPLLSGGQPVTVAMHDAPIKEVAWVPEMNLLVTGSWDKTLKYWDTRQSNPVHTQQLPDRCYALTVRHPLMVVGTADRNLIVFNLQNPQTEFKRIPSPLKYQTRCVAAFPDQQGFLVGSIEGRVGVHHLDDSQQSKNFTFKCHRDGNDIYSVNSLNFHPIHHTFATAGSDGAFNFWDKDSKQRLKAMSRCGQPIPCSTFNNDGSIFAYSQDAISDVMHNCNIVKFTPLSLHLAHILL; the protein is encoded by the exons ATGGCTACTTTCGGTGCTGCCGCTGCTGCAataaatcaaaaccctaacaaATCCTTCgag GTTGCCCAACCTCCAAGTGATTCTGTTTCAAGCCTTAGTTTCAGTCCCAAGGCCAATTTCTTGGTTGCAACTTCATGGGATAATCAG GTACGTTGTTGGGAAATTTCACGCAATGGAGCTAATGTGGCTAGTGTTCCCAAGGCATCAATTTCACATGACCAACCG GTATTGTGCTCAACATGGAAGGATGATGGGACTACTGTATTTTCTGGAGGATGTGACAAGCAGGTGAAGATGTGGCCTCTGCTGTCGGGTGGTCAGCCGGTAACTGTTGCTATGCATGATGCACCAATTAAAGAGGTTGCCTGGGTTCCAGAGATGAATCTACTTGTCACTGGAAGCTGGGACAAAACTTTGAA GTACTGGGATACAAGGCAGTCAAACCCTGTGCATACTCAACAACTACCTGATCGCTGTTATGCATTAACAGTGAGGCATCCTCTGATGGTTGTTGGCACCGCAGATAGAAATCTAATTGTCTTTAACTTGCAGAATCCACAG ACTGAATTTAAAAGAATTCCTTCACCCCTGAAGTATCAGACAAGATGTGTAGCTGCCTTTCCTGATCAGCAAGGTTTTTTG GTTGGTTCAATAGAGGGAAGAGTTGGTGTACATCATCTGGATGATTCACAGCAAAGTAAGAATTTCACATTCAAATGCCACAGAGATGGCAATGATATATACTCGGTCAATTCTTTGAACTTCCATCCT ATACATCACACTTTTGCAACAGCTGGGTCTGATGGTGCTTTCAATTTCTGGGACAAGGATAGTAAGCAGAGGCTCAAG GCCATGTCAAGGTGTGGGCAGCCTATACCCTGCAGTACATTCAACAATGATGGCTCAATATTTGCCTACTCG CAAGATGCAATTTCTGATGTTATGCACAATTGCAATATCGTAAAGTTCACTCCTCTCTCTCTACATCTGGCACACATCCTTTTATAG
- the LOC123211719 gene encoding ethylene-responsive transcription factor ERF003-like, protein MARPQQRFRGVRQRHWGSWVSEIRHPLLKTRIWLGTFETAEDAAKAYDEAARLMCGPKARTNFPYNPNESQSSSSKLLSATLAAKLHKCHMASLQLNKKNVKREPLDQPQCAPFAGKPIQTSPEWPETKWGGAGETHMGNSTQQQFKALEDDHIEQMIQELLDYGSIELCCSENST, encoded by the exons ATGGCAAGACCGCAACAACGCTTCCGTGGCGTCCGTCAAAGGCACTGGGGCTCCTGGGTCTCCGAAATCCGCCACCCCTTATT GAAGACTAGAATTTGGTTAGGCACATTCGAAACGGCAGAGGATGCGGCAAAAGCATACGACGAAGCGGCAAGACTGATGTGTGGGCCAAAAGCACGAACAAACTTTCCATACAATCCAAACGAGTCAcaatcttcatcatcaaaactTCTTTCAGCAACTTTGGCAGCTAAATTACATAAATGTCACATGGCTTCCCTCCAACTGAACAAAAAGAACGTGAAAAGAGAGCCACTCGATCAGCCACAATGTGCACCATTCGCCGGAAAACCCATCCAAACAAGCCCTGAATGGCCGGAGACGAAATGGGGTGGCGCCGGAGAAACCCACATGGGTAATAGTACTCAACAGCAATTTAAGGCACTTGAAGATGACCATATAGAACAAATGATACAAGAATTGCTTGACtatggatccattgagctatgctGCAGTGAAAATTCAAcataa
- the LOC123211710 gene encoding ATPase 9, plasma membrane-type-like isoform X2, with protein sequence MAEKGISLEEIKNEKVDLERIPIDEVFEQLKCSREGLSSEEGQKRLQIFGPNKLEEKKESKILKFLGFMWNPLSWVMEIAAIMAIVLANGGGKPPDWQDFVGIVVLLIINSTISFIEENSAGNAAAALMAGLAPKAKVLRDGAWSEQDASILVPGDVISIKLGDIIPADARLLEGDALKIDQAALTGESLPVNKGPGDEIFSGSTCKQGEIEAVVIATGVHTFFGKAAHLVDSTNQEGHFQKVLTSIGNFCICSIAIGMLIEIVVMYPIQHRPYRSGIDNLLVLLIGGIPIAMPTVLSVTMAIGSHRLSQQGAITKRMTAIEEMAGMDVLCSDKTGTLTLNKLTVDKSMIEVFVKDIDKDTMILYAARASRVENQDAIDTCVVGMLGDAKEARAGITEVHFLPFNPVEKRTAITYIDTEGEWHRISKGAPEQIIDLCNLREDVSKKAHAIIGKFADRGLRSLAVARQAVPEKTKESPGAPWQFLGLLPLFDPPRHDSAETIRHALDLGVNVKMITGDQLAIGKETGRRLGMGTNMYPSSALLGDHKDESVAGLPIEELIEKADGFAGVFPEHKYEIVKKLQERNHICGMTGDGVNDAPALKRADIGIAVDDATDAARSASDIVLTEPGLSVIVHAVLTSRAIFQRMKNYTIYAVSLTIRIVLGFMLLALIWKFDFSPFMVLVIAILNDGTIMTISKDRVKPSPLPDSWKLKEIFTTGIFLGSYLAVMTVIFFWLAYGSTFFTDKFGVRPINKNEHELTAAVYLQVSIVSQALIFVTRSRSWSFAERPGLLLITAFLLAQLLATILAVYANFGFAKIQGIGWGWAGVIWLYSIVTYFPLDIIKLFVRFMMTGKPWDTLLQKKTAFTTKKDYGKGEREAQWALAQRTLHGLQPPENDKSYGEMSEIAEQAKRRAEVARLRELHTLKGHVESVVKLKGLDIDTIQQHYTV encoded by the exons ATGGCCGAAAAGGGGATTAGCTTGGAGGAAATAAAGAACGAGAAAGTCGACCTT GAGCGCATACCGATTGATGAAGTATTTGAACAACTCAAATGTTCAAGGGAAGGTTTGTCAAGCGAGGAAGGACAGAAGAGGCTCCAAATCTTTGGTCCAAATAAACTGGAAGAAAAAAAG GAAAGCAAAATTctgaaatttttgggttttatgtGGAATCCTCTCTCATGGGTCATGGAGATTGCTGCTATCATGGCCATTGTTTTGGCTAATGGAGGG GGAAAGCCCCCAGACTGGCAGGATTTTGTTGGTATTGTGGTATTGCTTATTATCAATTCCACCATAAGCTTCATAGAGGAAAATAGTGCAGGCAATGCCGCTGCCGCCCTTATGGCGGGTCTTGCTCCCAAAGCTAAG GTATTGAGAGATGGAGCATGGAGTGAGCAAGATGCTTCAATTTTAGTCCCTGGAGATGTGATCAGCATCAAGTTGGGAGACATTATCCCGGCAGATGCCCGCCTATTGGAGGGAGACGCACTCAAGATTGATCAGGCTGCACTGACCGGCGAGTCCTTGCCAGTGAATAAGGGTCCTGGTGATGAAATCTTCTCAGGGTCTACTTGCAAGCAGGGTGAAATTGAGGCGGTTGTGATTGCCACTGGTGTCCATACTTTCTTTGGTAAAGCTGCTCATCTCGTTGACAGCACCAATCAAGAAGGGCACTTCCAAAAG GTGTTGACATCCATTGGAAACTTCTGCATATGCTCCATCGCAATAGGGATGCTTATAGAGATAGTGGTGATGTACCCAATTCAACACCGACCATACAGGAGTGGAATTGATAATCTTTTGGTGCTTCTCATTGGAGGAATTCCAATTGCCATGCCAACAGTATTATCTGTGACAATGGCCATTGGCTCTCACCGCCTTTCGCAACAAGGCGCTATCACCAAGAGAATGACGGCCATTGAAGAAATGGCCGGAATGGATGTACTTTGCAGTGACAAGACTGGGACTCTCACTCTCAACAAGCTTACAGTAGACAAGAGCATGATCGAg GTATTCGTTAAGGACATAGACAAGGATACCATGATTTTATACGCGGCAAGGGCCTCCAGGGTGGAAAATCAGGATGCTATCGATACTTGTGTTGTTGGAATGTTGGGAGACGCCAAGGAG GCTAGAGCTGGTATCACTGAGGTGCATTTCTTGCCCTTTAATCCAGTGGAAAAGCGTACAGCCATAACATACATTGACACAGAAGGAGAATGGCACAGAATCAGCAAAGGTGCACCAGAGCAG ATCATTGATCTCTGTAATCTTCGTGAAGATGTAAGCAAAAAAGCTCATGCTATCATAGGTAAGTTTGCTGATCGTGGACTTCGATCGCTTGCAGTTGCTAGACAG GCTGTTCCAGAGAAAACCAAGGAGAGCCCGGGTGCGCCCTGGCAATTTTTGGGTCTTTTGCCTCTCTTTGATCCTCCAAGGCATGACAGTGCAGAGACCATCCGTCATGCCCTCGATCTTGGTGTCAATGTCAAGATGATCACTGGTGATCAGCTAGCCATTGGCAAGGAAACCGGTCGCAGGCTTGGTATGGGAACTAACATGTATCCCTCTTCAGCCCTCTTAGGAGACCACAAGGACGAGTCCGTTGCTGGACTCCCAATTGAAGAGCTTATTGAGAAAGCGGATGGCTTTGCCGGAGTGTTCCCAG AGCACAAATACGAGATTGTGAAGAAGCTTCAAGAAAGAAATCATATTTGTGGAATGACTGGAGATGGCGTGAACGATGCCCCAGCCTTGAAAAGAGCAGACATTGGAATTGCAGTCGATGATGCTACTGATGCTGCACGCAGTGCATCAGATATAGTGTTGACAGAGCCCGGATTGAGTGTCATTGTGCATGCTGTCTTAACAAGCAGAGCCATTTTCCAGAGAATGAAAAATTACACCATTTACGCTGTCTCCTTAACCATCCGTATTGTGCTGGGTTTTATGCTCCTTGCTCTTATCTGGAAGTTTGATTTCTCACCATTTATGGTTCTGGTCATTGCCATACTCAATGATGGAACCATCATGACCATTTCTAAGGACAGAGTGAAGCCATCTCCTCTTCCAGATTCATGGAAGCTCAAGGAAATCTTTACCACCGGCATATTCCTGGGCAGCTACCTCGCTGTCATGACTGTTATTTTCTTCTGGCTTGCTTATGGTTCAACCTTCTTCACA GATAAGTTTGGTGTAAGGCCAATTAATAAGAACGAGCATGAGCTCACAGCAGCAGTGTACCTCCAAGTAAGTATAGTGAGTCAGGCACTGATCTTTGTCACTCGGTCCCGAAGCTGGTCTTTTGCCGAACGCCCTGGTCTTCTGCTTATCACTGCCTTTTTACTAGCACAATTG CTGGCAACAATATTAGCTGTGTATGCAAATTTTGGCTTTGCAAAGATTCAAGGTATTGGATGGGGATGGGCTGGAGTTATATGGCTCTACAGCATCGTCACTTATTTTCCATTggatattattaaattatttgtccGATTTATGATGACTGGCAAGCCCTGGGATACCCTCCTCCAGAAGAAG ACTGCTTTCACAACAAAGAAGGATTATGGTAAGGGAGAGCGAGAGGCACAGTGGGCTCTGGCGCAACGAACTCTCCATGGACTGCAGCCTCCAGAGAATGACAAGAGCTACGGAGAGATGTCTGAGATCGCTGAACAGGCAAAGAGGCGTGCTGAAGTTGCCAG GCTAAGGGAGCTTCATACACTCAAAGGGCATGTTGAGTCTGTGGTGAAACTGAAGGGACTTGACATTGACACCATTCAACAACACTACACTGTTTGA
- the LOC123211710 gene encoding plasma membrane ATPase-like isoform X1 — MAEKGISLEEIKNEKVDLERIPIDEVFEQLKCSREGLSSEEGQKRLQIFGPNKLEEKKESKILKFLGFMWNPLSWVMEIAAIMAIVLANGGGKPPDWQDFVGIVVLLIINSTISFIEENSAGNAAAALMAGLAPKAKVLRDGAWSEQDASILVPGDVISIKLGDIIPADARLLEGDALKIDQAALTGESLPVNKGPGDEIFSGSTCKQGEIEAVVIATGVHTFFGKAAHLVDSTNQEGHFQKVNKLSRINLFYSGEEKCRVLTSIGNFCICSIAIGMLIEIVVMYPIQHRPYRSGIDNLLVLLIGGIPIAMPTVLSVTMAIGSHRLSQQGAITKRMTAIEEMAGMDVLCSDKTGTLTLNKLTVDKSMIEVFVKDIDKDTMILYAARASRVENQDAIDTCVVGMLGDAKEARAGITEVHFLPFNPVEKRTAITYIDTEGEWHRISKGAPEQIIDLCNLREDVSKKAHAIIGKFADRGLRSLAVARQAVPEKTKESPGAPWQFLGLLPLFDPPRHDSAETIRHALDLGVNVKMITGDQLAIGKETGRRLGMGTNMYPSSALLGDHKDESVAGLPIEELIEKADGFAGVFPEHKYEIVKKLQERNHICGMTGDGVNDAPALKRADIGIAVDDATDAARSASDIVLTEPGLSVIVHAVLTSRAIFQRMKNYTIYAVSLTIRIVLGFMLLALIWKFDFSPFMVLVIAILNDGTIMTISKDRVKPSPLPDSWKLKEIFTTGIFLGSYLAVMTVIFFWLAYGSTFFTDKFGVRPINKNEHELTAAVYLQVSIVSQALIFVTRSRSWSFAERPGLLLITAFLLAQLLATILAVYANFGFAKIQGIGWGWAGVIWLYSIVTYFPLDIIKLFVRFMMTGKPWDTLLQKKTAFTTKKDYGKGEREAQWALAQRTLHGLQPPENDKSYGEMSEIAEQAKRRAEVARLRELHTLKGHVESVVKLKGLDIDTIQQHYTV; from the exons ATGGCCGAAAAGGGGATTAGCTTGGAGGAAATAAAGAACGAGAAAGTCGACCTT GAGCGCATACCGATTGATGAAGTATTTGAACAACTCAAATGTTCAAGGGAAGGTTTGTCAAGCGAGGAAGGACAGAAGAGGCTCCAAATCTTTGGTCCAAATAAACTGGAAGAAAAAAAG GAAAGCAAAATTctgaaatttttgggttttatgtGGAATCCTCTCTCATGGGTCATGGAGATTGCTGCTATCATGGCCATTGTTTTGGCTAATGGAGGG GGAAAGCCCCCAGACTGGCAGGATTTTGTTGGTATTGTGGTATTGCTTATTATCAATTCCACCATAAGCTTCATAGAGGAAAATAGTGCAGGCAATGCCGCTGCCGCCCTTATGGCGGGTCTTGCTCCCAAAGCTAAG GTATTGAGAGATGGAGCATGGAGTGAGCAAGATGCTTCAATTTTAGTCCCTGGAGATGTGATCAGCATCAAGTTGGGAGACATTATCCCGGCAGATGCCCGCCTATTGGAGGGAGACGCACTCAAGATTGATCAGGCTGCACTGACCGGCGAGTCCTTGCCAGTGAATAAGGGTCCTGGTGATGAAATCTTCTCAGGGTCTACTTGCAAGCAGGGTGAAATTGAGGCGGTTGTGATTGCCACTGGTGTCCATACTTTCTTTGGTAAAGCTGCTCATCTCGTTGACAGCACCAATCAAGAAGGGCACTTCCAAAAGGTAAATAAACTGTCAAGAATCAATCTATTTTATTCAGGAGAGGAAAAATGCAGG GTGTTGACATCCATTGGAAACTTCTGCATATGCTCCATCGCAATAGGGATGCTTATAGAGATAGTGGTGATGTACCCAATTCAACACCGACCATACAGGAGTGGAATTGATAATCTTTTGGTGCTTCTCATTGGAGGAATTCCAATTGCCATGCCAACAGTATTATCTGTGACAATGGCCATTGGCTCTCACCGCCTTTCGCAACAAGGCGCTATCACCAAGAGAATGACGGCCATTGAAGAAATGGCCGGAATGGATGTACTTTGCAGTGACAAGACTGGGACTCTCACTCTCAACAAGCTTACAGTAGACAAGAGCATGATCGAg GTATTCGTTAAGGACATAGACAAGGATACCATGATTTTATACGCGGCAAGGGCCTCCAGGGTGGAAAATCAGGATGCTATCGATACTTGTGTTGTTGGAATGTTGGGAGACGCCAAGGAG GCTAGAGCTGGTATCACTGAGGTGCATTTCTTGCCCTTTAATCCAGTGGAAAAGCGTACAGCCATAACATACATTGACACAGAAGGAGAATGGCACAGAATCAGCAAAGGTGCACCAGAGCAG ATCATTGATCTCTGTAATCTTCGTGAAGATGTAAGCAAAAAAGCTCATGCTATCATAGGTAAGTTTGCTGATCGTGGACTTCGATCGCTTGCAGTTGCTAGACAG GCTGTTCCAGAGAAAACCAAGGAGAGCCCGGGTGCGCCCTGGCAATTTTTGGGTCTTTTGCCTCTCTTTGATCCTCCAAGGCATGACAGTGCAGAGACCATCCGTCATGCCCTCGATCTTGGTGTCAATGTCAAGATGATCACTGGTGATCAGCTAGCCATTGGCAAGGAAACCGGTCGCAGGCTTGGTATGGGAACTAACATGTATCCCTCTTCAGCCCTCTTAGGAGACCACAAGGACGAGTCCGTTGCTGGACTCCCAATTGAAGAGCTTATTGAGAAAGCGGATGGCTTTGCCGGAGTGTTCCCAG AGCACAAATACGAGATTGTGAAGAAGCTTCAAGAAAGAAATCATATTTGTGGAATGACTGGAGATGGCGTGAACGATGCCCCAGCCTTGAAAAGAGCAGACATTGGAATTGCAGTCGATGATGCTACTGATGCTGCACGCAGTGCATCAGATATAGTGTTGACAGAGCCCGGATTGAGTGTCATTGTGCATGCTGTCTTAACAAGCAGAGCCATTTTCCAGAGAATGAAAAATTACACCATTTACGCTGTCTCCTTAACCATCCGTATTGTGCTGGGTTTTATGCTCCTTGCTCTTATCTGGAAGTTTGATTTCTCACCATTTATGGTTCTGGTCATTGCCATACTCAATGATGGAACCATCATGACCATTTCTAAGGACAGAGTGAAGCCATCTCCTCTTCCAGATTCATGGAAGCTCAAGGAAATCTTTACCACCGGCATATTCCTGGGCAGCTACCTCGCTGTCATGACTGTTATTTTCTTCTGGCTTGCTTATGGTTCAACCTTCTTCACA GATAAGTTTGGTGTAAGGCCAATTAATAAGAACGAGCATGAGCTCACAGCAGCAGTGTACCTCCAAGTAAGTATAGTGAGTCAGGCACTGATCTTTGTCACTCGGTCCCGAAGCTGGTCTTTTGCCGAACGCCCTGGTCTTCTGCTTATCACTGCCTTTTTACTAGCACAATTG CTGGCAACAATATTAGCTGTGTATGCAAATTTTGGCTTTGCAAAGATTCAAGGTATTGGATGGGGATGGGCTGGAGTTATATGGCTCTACAGCATCGTCACTTATTTTCCATTggatattattaaattatttgtccGATTTATGATGACTGGCAAGCCCTGGGATACCCTCCTCCAGAAGAAG ACTGCTTTCACAACAAAGAAGGATTATGGTAAGGGAGAGCGAGAGGCACAGTGGGCTCTGGCGCAACGAACTCTCCATGGACTGCAGCCTCCAGAGAATGACAAGAGCTACGGAGAGATGTCTGAGATCGCTGAACAGGCAAAGAGGCGTGCTGAAGTTGCCAG GCTAAGGGAGCTTCATACACTCAAAGGGCATGTTGAGTCTGTGGTGAAACTGAAGGGACTTGACATTGACACCATTCAACAACACTACACTGTTTGA
- the LOC123211711 gene encoding probable receptor-like protein kinase At1g80640, protein MEMKVLVMIFPMWVCCISLFSFVLAAKPETNVSNVCNSSFVVVKEPISRFSAKMEAQSPGNSGVRIMHHQDLSKKILIALIAASTLLGVLLLFFSCFWIYRSKKVENSNGKTKQNFDSGRGLSNSPIMEQVNSLRKTGKKDSVGVIEYHYLEVATNNFQENNVLGEGGRGRVYKARFNDKFLAAVKRIDDRGKDAEREFENELNWLTQIQHQNIISLLGYCIHNETRFLIYEMMQNGSLETQLHGPTHGADLTWHIRMKIAVDVARGLECLHEHCNPPVVHRDLKSANILLDSNFNAKLSDFGLAVTGGTQNKNVKISGTLGYVAPEYLLEGKLTDKSDVYAFGVVLLELLMGRRPVEKMSPSQCQSIVTWAIPQLTDRSKLPSLVDPVIRDTMDLKHLYQVAAVAVLCIQSEPSYRPLITDILHSFIPLVPTKLGGSLRVV, encoded by the exons ATGGAAATGAAGGTTCTTGTAATGATTTTCCCCATGTGGGTTTGTTGTATTTCTTTGTTCTCATTTGTACTTGCCGCCAAACCAGAGACAAATGTTTCCAACGTTTGTAATTCTTCTTTTGTTGTTGTGAAGGAACCAATTTCTCGGTTTTCTGCAAAAATGGAAGCCCAATCTCCAG GAAATTCTGGGGTTAGAATAATGCACCATCAAGATTTGAGCAAGAAGATACTTATAGCACTTATTGCCGCATCCACTCTTCTTGGTGTTCTATTACTTTTCTTCTCGTGCTTTTGGATCTATAGATCGAAAAAGGTGGAGAATTCCAACGGAAAAACCAAACAGAATTTTG ATTCTGGCAGAGGGCTTTCAAATAGCCCAATTATGGAACAGGTTAATTCTTTAAGGAAGACTGGCAAGAAGGATTCAGTTGGTGTCATTGAGTATCACTATTTAGAAGTTGCCACAAACAATTTCCAGGAAAACAATGTCCTGGGGGAGGGAGGTCGTGGGCGTGTCTATAAAGCTCGTTTCAATGATAAATTCCTTGCTGCAGTGAAAAGAATAGATGATAGAGGGAAGGATGCTGAAAGAGAATTTGag AATGAACTGAACTGGTTAACTCAAATCCAGCATCAgaatattatttctcttttaggTTACTGCATCCATAACGAAACAAGGTTTCTCATATATGAAATGATGCAAAATGGCTCTCTGGAGACCCAATTGCATG GACCTACTCATGGAGCTGACCTAACATGGCATATACGGATGAAAATTGCTGTTGATGTAGCGCG AGGTCTGGAATGTCTTCATGAGCACTGCAACCCTCCGGTGGTCCACAGAGATCTGAAATCGGCTAACATTCTTCTTGATTCCAACTTTAATGCTAAg CTTTCAGATTTTGGCCTTGCAGTGACTGGTGGAACCCAAAACAAGAATGTAAAGATTTCTGGAACGCTGGGCTATGTCGCTCCTGAGTACCTTTTAGAGG GTAAACTAACTGATAAGAGTGATGTATATGCCTTTGGAGTTGTATTGCTTGAGCTTTTGATGGGGAGAAGGCCGGTGGAGAAGATGTCACCGAGTCAATGCCAATCGATAGTCACATGG GCCATTCCTCAGCTCACTGACAGGTCAAAGCTTCCCAGCCTTGTGGATCCTGTAATTAGAGACACAATGGATTTAAAGCACTTATATCAA GTTGCTGCTGTGGCAGTGCTATGTATACAATCTGAACCAAGTTACCGGCCATTGATAACAGATATTTTGCACTCGTTCATTCCTCTTGTACCTACTAAGCTTGGAGGGTCACTAAGAGTTGTCTAG